In Nerophis ophidion isolate RoL-2023_Sa linkage group LG02, RoL_Noph_v1.0, whole genome shotgun sequence, one DNA window encodes the following:
- the LOC133535006 gene encoding guanylin-like: MKSVLAFVLLLCVCGRHSCVHVKDGDKIFPLQAVKQLKALMDVGPHLAQSATEAVCADPILPQVFSPVCQDGEAAAVFSRLVNVLVSSDPCEICANPSCFGCLK; the protein is encoded by the exons ATGAAAAGTGTGCTGGCGTTTGTGttgctgttgtgtgtgtgtggaagacACTCCTGTGTTCACGTcaag GATGGAGACAAGATATTCCCCCTGCAGGCAGTGAAACAGCTCAAGGCGCTGATGGACGTCGGCCCTCACCTCGCCCAGAGCGCCACCGAGGCTGTGTGTGCCGACCCCATCCTGCCTCAAGTCTTCTCCCCTGTGTGCCAGGACGGAGAGGCCGCCGCGGTTTTCTCCAGGCTTG TGAATGTCCTGGTGTCTTCGGACCCGTGCGAGATATGTGCCAACCCCTCCTGCTTCGGCTGCCTGAAATGA